A genomic segment from Aegilops tauschii subsp. strangulata cultivar AL8/78 chromosome 1, Aet v6.0, whole genome shotgun sequence encodes:
- the LOC109750484 gene encoding uncharacterized protein — MEHYTMRLSAGGGATPTQQQQLCPWGEPLMAVAPDRRSRFWQMDVAVAAQPARIEVICPLPRRPARPPHPVEPFGRATSRPINGTLPVYRTDSASDILDLILSKNDPDVDTDSNGQAGFFCGSPPVRTNNPIVNDPQFGRNTPCFSPLGSPFSKMLGGRAEVGSPSCGASSSPKVRIEGFACGNKENHCAVTFA, encoded by the exons ATGGAGCACTACACCATGAGGCTCAGCGCGGGCGGAGGGGCCACGCCCACCCAGCAGCAGCAGCTCTGCCCCTGGGGGGAGCCCCTCATGGCGGTGGCGCCCGACCGAAGGTCGAGGTTCTGGCAGATGGACGTGGCCGTGGCGGCGCAGCCGGCCCGCATCGAGGTCATATGCCCgctgccgcgccgccccgcccgccctcCCCACCCCGTCGAGCCCTTCGGCAGGGCCACCTCCAGGCCTATCAACGG GACGCTACCAGTGTATAGAACAGACTCCGCCTCTGATATCCTTGATCTCATCCTCAGCAAG AATGACCCTGATGTTGATACCGATTCCAACGGCCAGGCTGGCTTTTTCTGTGGTTCGCCTCCTGTCCGCACTAACAACCCCATTGTGAATGATCCGCAGTTTGGTAGGAACACCCCCTGTTTTTCTCCTCTAGGGAGCCCATTCAGCAAGATGCTTGGTGGACGAGCTGAAGTAGGCTCTCCGTCTTGCGGGGCGAGTAGCAGCCCAAAAGTGAGGATCGAAGGCTTTGCCTGCGGGAACAAAGAGAACCATTGTGCAGTCACCTTTGCCTGA
- the LOC109750479 gene encoding protein NEN4, whose translation MAATKKREMVFFDVEAAPPSGECRLLEFAAILVCPRRLVEVSSYSTLIRPDDGAADGSSLPSSAPSFEDVFTDIFELLDGRVWAGHGIRRAGCPRVRGAFAAFGLPAPEPVGVVDSLDVLLTQGAQGCFGPAGAGDDGQEDEEAAAAALAEHFGIGARRARGLRCLDGARVSLEVLKHCAGVLLLESSLRGDVPAGASRRSKPAATPNPISNNTLEKSFARATAKTTTPAKAATAPPPPSPAAASPAAVQKVKTSTGKRDSTGQVVVVKKGATAATVTTTTATGGRRVRPPAPPFSMILRHSRAVIR comes from the coding sequence ATGGCGGCCACCAAGAAGAGGGAGATGGTGTTCTTCGACGTGgaggcggcgccgccgtccggcgAGTGCCGCCTGCTGGAGTTCGCCGCCATCCTCGTCTGCCCGCGCCGCCTCGTCGAGGTCTCCAGCTACTCCACCCTCATCCGCCCGGACGACGGCGCCGCCGACGGCAGCAGCCTCCCCTCGTCGGCCCCCTCGTTCGAGGACGTCTTCACGGACATCTTCGAGCTGCTGGACGGCCGCGTGTGGGCGGGCCACGGCATCCGGCGCGCCGGCTGCCCGCGCGTGCGCGGGGCCTTCGCCGCCTTCGGCCTGCCCGCGCCGGAGCCCGTGGGCGTCGTCGACTCCCTCGACGTGCTCCTCACGCAGGGCGCGCAGGGGTGCTTCGGGCCGGCCGGCGCCGGGGACGACGGCcaggaggacgaggaggcggcggcggcggccctgGCGGAGCACTTCGGGATCGGCGCGCGGCGGGCGCGGGGGCTCCGGTGCCTGGACGGCGCGCGCGTGAGCCTCGAGGTGCTCAAGCACTGCGCCGGCGTGCTGCTGCTCGAGTCCAGCCTCCGCGGCGACGTGCCCGCCGGCGCCAGCCGCAGGAGCAAGCCGGCGGCGACGCCCAATCCCATCAGCAACAACACGTTGGAGAAGTCGTTTGCCCGCGCAACGGCCAAGACGACGACGCCGGCGAAGGCGGCCACGGCCCCTCCTCCTCCGTCTCCTGCTGCTGCTTCTCCGGCTGCTGTTCAGAAGGTGAAGACGAGCACGGGGAAGAGGGACAGCACGGggcaggtggtggtggtgaagaagggcgcgacggcggcgaccGTGACGACAACGACGGCTACCGGCGGTCGCCGGGttcgcccgccggcgccgccgttcAGCATGATCCTCAGGCACTCGAGGGCCGTCATCAGATGA